A stretch of Suncus etruscus isolate mSunEtr1 chromosome 9, mSunEtr1.pri.cur, whole genome shotgun sequence DNA encodes these proteins:
- the SIGIRR gene encoding single Ig IL-1-related receptor codes for MEDVCLGDPHFLSPPGNQVLGPALGEVVTLNCTAWLASGPHCPQPSIQWLKDGQPLGNGSYSSLHEDSWFNANLSALWTSSVLGVSLASAEDYGAFACCVGNATSASFTLRRAGPAGHVAAVLAALGVLLALLLGALLYVKCRLDVLRWYQDAYGEVEVNDGKLYDAFIAYSDSPEDRKFVDFVLKPQLERRRGYKLLLDHRDLLPRAEPSADLLVNLSRCRRLVVVLSDAFLGRAWCRHSFREGLCRLLELTRRPIFIAFDAPRRRPAHPALLLLRQHRHLVTLLLWRPGSAAPSSDFWKELQLALPRRVQCRALALEADPQTQRQDDKDPMLVVRGGGRDSHILEPELDPDPEGDLGVRGPGFGQPAAPLQAGAELDISDLGSRNYSARTDFYCLVSKDDV; via the exons ATGGAAG ATGTGTGTCTTGGGGACCCCCACTTCCTCTCCCCGCCCGGAAACCAGGTCCTGGGGCCTGCGCTGGGTGAAGTGGTCACTCTGAACTGCACCGCCTGGCTGGCCTCTGGGCCCCACTGCCCCCAGCCCTCCATCCAGTGGCTGAAGGACGGGCAGCCGCTGGGAAACGGGAGTTATTCCAGCCTCCACGAGGACAGCTG GTTCAACGCCAACCTGTCCGCGCTGTGGACGAGCAGCGTCCTGGGGGTCAGCCTGGCCAGTGCGGAGGACTACGGGGCCTTCGCGTGCTGCGTCGGGAACGCGACCTCGGCCTCCTTCACTCTCCGCAGAGCCG GTCCGGCGGGCCACGTGGCCGCGGTGCTGGCCGCCCTGGGGGTCCTGCTGGCCCTGCTGCTGGGCGCGCTGCTCTACGTCAAGTGCCGGCTGGACGTGCTGCGCTGGTACCAGGACGCCTACGGGGAGGTGGAGGTCAACG ACGGGAAGCTCTACGACGCCTTCATCGCCTACAGCGACAGCCCCGAGGACCGCAAGTTCGTGGACTTCGTCCTGAAGCCTCAGCTGGAGCGCCGGCGCGGCTACAAGCTCCTGCTGGACCACCGGGACCTGCTGCCCCGGGCCG AGCCCTCGGCCGACCTGCTGGTGAACCTGAGCCGCTGCCGGCGCCTGGTGGTGGTGCTGTCGGACGCCTTCCTGGGCCGGGCCTGGTGCCGTCACAGCTTCCG GGAGGGCCTGTGCCGCCTGCTGGAGCTCACGCGCCGGCCCATCTTCATCGCCTTCGACGCCCCGCGCCGCCGCCCCGCGCACCCCGCGCTGCTCCTGCTGCGCCAGCACCGCCACCTGGTCACGCTGCTGCTCTGGAGGCCCGGCTCGGCG GCCCCGTCCTCCGACTTCTGGAAGGAGTTGCAGCTGGCGCTGCCGCGCAGGGTGCAGTGCCGGGCCCTGGCCCTGGAGGCGGACCCCCAGACCCAGCGGCAGGACGACAAGGACCCCATGCTGGTGGTGCGAGGCGGCGGCCGTGACAGTCACATCCTGGAGCCGGAGCTGGACCCCGACCCCGAGGGAGACCTGG GCGTCCGGGGACCTGGATTCGGGCAGCCGGCGG